From one Pontibacillus sp. HMF3514 genomic stretch:
- the rpsP gene encoding 30S ribosomal protein S16, translating to MAVKIRLKRMGSKRNPFYRVVVADSRSPRDGRFIEEIGTYNPTAQPTEVTLNEEKALDWMTKGAKPSDTVRNLFSTQGIMEKFHAQKTQK from the coding sequence ATGGCAGTAAAAATTCGCCTAAAGCGCATGGGTAGTAAACGTAACCCATTCTATCGTGTAGTAGTTGCAGATTCACGTTCTCCTCGTGACGGACGTTTTATCGAAGAAATCGGAACATACAATCCAACAGCTCAACCAACAGAGGTTACTCTTAACGAAGAGAAAGCATTAGATTGGATGACTAAAGGTGCTAAGCCTTCTGACACAGTACGCAACCTATTCTCAACTCAAGGCATCATGGAGAAGTTTCACGCACAAAAAACTCAAAAGTAA
- a CDS encoding KH domain-containing protein — protein sequence MKALIETIVRPLVDHPDEVVVNEQEEERKITYHLSVHKDDVGKVIGKHGRIAKAIRTVVYAAGSNSKKRIYLDIM from the coding sequence GTGAAAGCCTTAATTGAAACGATTGTACGTCCGCTAGTCGATCACCCAGATGAGGTCGTCGTGAATGAACAAGAAGAAGAACGTAAAATTACGTATCATCTTTCGGTTCATAAAGACGATGTCGGAAAGGTGATTGGGAAACACGGCCGTATTGCAAAAGCAATTCGAACCGTTGTTTATGCAGCCGGATCAAATTCCAAAAAGCGAATCTATTTGGATATTATGTAA
- a CDS encoding YlqD family protein, translating into MQIIKKVPVKQVLTESSKASMQEQFDKRKSQLDQECQQLSFEKRKIEAKQNISREDVSKRFQKEIDKRKEKIRWINYQLEQLDVLPLGSEITEDEVETIVNVEEGDIWEDVSSTGAIIVQDGKVIRIDR; encoded by the coding sequence ATGCAGATTATAAAAAAAGTACCCGTTAAGCAGGTATTAACCGAATCAAGCAAAGCTTCCATGCAGGAGCAGTTTGATAAGCGTAAATCTCAACTAGATCAGGAATGTCAGCAACTCTCTTTTGAAAAACGCAAAATAGAAGCCAAGCAGAATATTTCTCGAGAAGACGTATCGAAGAGGTTTCAAAAGGAAATTGATAAACGTAAAGAAAAAATTCGCTGGATTAACTATCAGCTTGAACAACTCGATGTACTTCCTTTAGGCAGTGAGATCACTGAAGACGAGGTTGAAACGATCGTCAATGTAGAAGAAGGGGACATTTGGGAAGATGTTAGTAGCACAGGTGCTATTATTGTTCAAGATGGTAAAGTGATACGAATAGATAGGTGA
- the rimM gene encoding ribosome maturation factor RimM (Essential for efficient processing of 16S rRNA): protein MNKDLFTIGKVVNTHGVRGEIRVIQVTDFEDRFEVGNEVYWVSPDSKEQVPLTIDAYRTHKNFHLLHFQGYDNINDVERFKGGKLAITKEQQTPLDEGEFYYHEIIGCHVETTDGSSIGKVKEILSPGANDVWVIQRPQQKDVLIPYIEQVVKHVDPENEKIIIEPMEGLLE, encoded by the coding sequence ATGAATAAAGATCTGTTTACGATTGGAAAAGTGGTCAACACCCATGGGGTACGAGGAGAAATTCGTGTCATTCAAGTGACTGATTTTGAGGATCGTTTTGAAGTAGGAAATGAAGTGTATTGGGTTTCACCTGATAGCAAAGAACAAGTTCCACTTACGATTGATGCCTATCGTACTCATAAGAATTTTCATCTTCTTCATTTTCAGGGGTATGACAATATCAATGATGTTGAACGCTTTAAAGGTGGCAAACTCGCGATAACAAAAGAGCAGCAGACCCCTTTGGATGAAGGAGAATTTTATTATCATGAAATTATAGGGTGTCATGTGGAGACAACGGATGGAAGCTCCATAGGAAAGGTGAAGGAAATTTTATCTCCTGGTGCAAATGATGTTTGGGTGATTCAAAGACCGCAACAAAAAGATGTTTTAATCCCTTACATTGAACAAGTCGTTAAGCATGTGGACCCAGAGAACGAAAAGATAATCATTGAACCTATGGAAGGGCTGCTAGAGTAA
- the trmD gene encoding tRNA (guanosine(37)-N1)-methyltransferase TrmD, with product MHIDVLTLFPEMFEGVLNTSIMKRAQDMNAFSYNTVNFREHTESKHKKVDDTPYGGGAGMVLSPQPIFDAVESTIEKQSSNKKPRVILMCPQGEPHSQEKAEELAQEDHLIFLCGHYEGYDERIRTHLVTDEISIGDYVLTGGELGAMVVMDSVVRLLPGVLGNETSAPEDSFSNGLLEHPHYTKPRDFRGMQVPEVLLSGNHAKIDEWRHYQSLKRTFERRKDLLEDYPFSEKELKWIEKWKNQ from the coding sequence ATGCATATTGATGTACTAACCCTGTTTCCCGAGATGTTTGAAGGAGTGTTAAACACTTCTATCATGAAGCGAGCACAGGACATGAACGCATTTTCTTATAACACAGTGAACTTTCGGGAACACACAGAAAGTAAGCATAAAAAAGTAGACGATACGCCATATGGTGGCGGGGCTGGAATGGTGCTCTCACCACAACCAATATTTGATGCTGTTGAGTCAACGATAGAGAAACAATCCTCTAATAAAAAACCGAGGGTCATATTAATGTGCCCACAAGGTGAGCCGCATTCACAAGAAAAAGCAGAGGAGTTGGCCCAAGAAGATCATTTAATTTTTTTATGTGGTCACTATGAAGGTTATGATGAACGGATTCGCACACACCTTGTGACGGATGAGATCTCGATTGGTGATTATGTGTTAACCGGAGGAGAACTTGGAGCTATGGTCGTTATGGATAGTGTCGTTCGTCTATTACCAGGCGTGTTAGGGAACGAGACTTCTGCTCCTGAAGATTCCTTTTCAAATGGGTTACTCGAGCATCCTCATTACACCAAACCTCGTGATTTTAGAGGCATGCAAGTACCCGAAGTGTTGTTATCAGGGAATCATGCTAAGATTGATGAATGGAGACATTATCAATCCTTAAAAAGAACATTTGAAAGACGCAAAGATCTATTAGAAGACTATCCATTTTCAGAAAAAGAATTAAAATGGATAGAAAAATGGAAGAATCAATAA
- the rplS gene encoding 50S ribosomal protein L19 yields the protein MQKLIQEITQEQLKQDLPAFKAGDTVKVHVKVVEGNRERIQVFEGVVIKRRGGGISETFTVRKISYGVGIERTFPVHSPRIDKIEVTRRGKVRRAKLYYLRNLRGKAARIKEIR from the coding sequence ATGCAAAAGTTAATCCAAGAAATTACTCAAGAACAACTAAAACAAGATCTTCCGGCATTCAAAGCTGGTGATACGGTAAAGGTACACGTTAAAGTTGTTGAGGGTAACCGTGAACGTATCCAGGTGTTTGAAGGTGTTGTAATCAAGCGCCGTGGCGGAGGAATCTCTGAGACATTTACCGTACGTAAGATTTCTTACGGCGTAGGTATTGAACGTACATTCCCTGTACATTCACCACGCATCGATAAAATTGAAGTTACTCGTCGCGGTAAAGTACGTCGTGCTAAGCTTTACTATCTACGTAACCTTCGTGGAAAAGCAGCGCGTATCAAAGAAATCCGCTAA
- the lepB gene encoding signal peptidase I: MAEKRSEWFDWIKAFGIAAILAIIIRLFLFSPVIVDGPSMQPNLQNGDFLIVNKISYILGEPDRFDVVVFHATESRDYIKRVIGLPGEHVKYENETLYINDKPVKEPFLEERVESFTGTYTHNFTLENLPGNFEKIPDGHVLVLGDNRTNSKDSRRLGLIPVDELVGKAQLIAWPLDRFGFVGK, from the coding sequence GTGGCTGAAAAGCGAAGTGAATGGTTTGATTGGATTAAAGCGTTTGGAATTGCTGCCATCTTAGCAATTATCATACGTTTGTTTCTATTTTCTCCGGTTATTGTAGATGGTCCATCCATGCAACCTAACTTACAAAACGGAGACTTCTTAATAGTCAATAAAATTAGTTACATACTAGGTGAGCCAGATCGTTTTGATGTTGTTGTTTTTCATGCCACTGAATCTAGAGACTATATTAAACGTGTAATCGGATTACCAGGGGAACATGTTAAATATGAAAATGAAACATTGTATATAAATGATAAGCCTGTAAAAGAACCATTTCTGGAGGAACGGGTGGAATCCTTCACAGGAACATACACTCATAATTTTACTTTAGAAAATCTTCCGGGCAATTTCGAGAAAATACCAGATGGACATGTACTTGTGTTAGGGGATAATCGCACAAATTCAAAAGATAGTAGGAGACTCGGATTAATTCCTGTAGACGAGCTTGTAGGAAAGGCGCAATTAATTGCCTGGCCATTAGATCGTTTCGGTTTTGTAGGGAAATAA
- the ylqF gene encoding ribosome biogenesis GTPase YlqF codes for MTIQWFPGHMAKAKREVEEKLKLVDFVIELVDARSPYSSQNPMLHQVLNQKQKMVLMMKKDLADQRRTDAWIHWYESRGIRAIAINAQNQKDIQKVIQTAKDLGQEKVQKQINKGLRPRAARAMIIGIPNVGKSTLINRVAKKKIAKTGDKPGVTTAQQWIKVKKDFELLDTPGILWPKFEDQNVGYRLAALGTIKDNILPIPDVAAYFIRFAQEHYPEVLEERYDLTPDIEDMEEVFDRIGKKRGCLESGGRINYDKVAEVIIRDLRGGKLGQLTLETPEMIEDNE; via the coding sequence ATGACAATACAGTGGTTTCCAGGACACATGGCTAAAGCCAAAAGAGAAGTTGAAGAAAAGTTAAAGCTCGTTGACTTTGTTATTGAGTTAGTTGATGCAAGATCTCCATATTCATCTCAAAATCCAATGCTTCATCAAGTGTTAAACCAAAAACAAAAGATGGTTTTGATGATGAAAAAAGACTTAGCAGATCAGCGCCGCACAGATGCTTGGATTCATTGGTATGAAAGCCGAGGAATTAGAGCTATTGCAATTAACGCTCAAAATCAAAAGGATATTCAAAAAGTCATCCAAACTGCTAAAGATTTAGGTCAGGAAAAGGTACAAAAGCAGATCAATAAAGGTTTGCGTCCAAGAGCAGCTCGTGCGATGATCATTGGTATTCCAAATGTCGGAAAGTCAACGTTAATCAATCGTGTAGCCAAGAAGAAGATTGCCAAGACAGGTGATAAACCTGGCGTTACAACTGCTCAGCAATGGATTAAAGTAAAGAAAGATTTTGAGTTATTAGATACACCAGGTATTCTTTGGCCGAAGTTTGAAGACCAAAACGTTGGATATCGTCTTGCAGCCCTTGGGACGATCAAAGATAATATATTACCCATTCCAGATGTCGCAGCCTATTTTATTCGCTTTGCTCAAGAACATTATCCAGAAGTGTTAGAAGAACGCTATGACTTAACTCCAGACATTGAAGATATGGAAGAAGTGTTTGATCGGATTGGTAAAAAGCGTGGCTGTTTAGAAAGTGGCGGTCGTATCAATTATGATAAAGTAGCTGAAGTCATAATCCGTGATTTACGCGGAGGCAAGCTAGGTCAATTGACGCTTGAAACACCTGAAATGATAGAAGATAATGAGTGA
- a CDS encoding ribonuclease HII, which translates to MSDKKTIKEIKQILFQETCTEEQMDTFKNDHRKGVQQLINRYEKELERKAKLKQQFQDMKVFEDTYRQEGKQYIAGIDEAGRGPLAGPVVAAAVILDDSFYLEGLYDSKELKEEQRDSFFDYIQAYSVSYGIGIVHNDEIDELNIYEATKMAMRRAVSQLKPAPDQLLIDAVQLHESSVPFEAIVKGDQRSISIAAASVLAKVTRDRYMKQIHEEYPTYDFGSNMGYGTKKHMDALAEHGATPYHRCSFAPVKKVLQSTS; encoded by the coding sequence GTGAGCGATAAAAAAACCATAAAAGAGATCAAACAAATATTATTTCAGGAAACATGTACTGAAGAACAGATGGATACGTTTAAAAACGATCATCGTAAAGGTGTTCAACAACTTATAAACCGATATGAAAAAGAACTTGAACGCAAAGCTAAACTAAAACAGCAATTTCAGGATATGAAAGTGTTTGAAGACACCTATAGGCAGGAAGGTAAACAGTACATAGCAGGTATTGATGAAGCAGGTAGAGGCCCATTAGCCGGTCCTGTAGTCGCTGCTGCAGTCATTCTAGATGATTCTTTTTATTTAGAAGGCTTATACGATTCTAAAGAACTAAAAGAAGAACAAAGAGATAGCTTTTTCGACTATATTCAAGCATATTCTGTGAGCTATGGAATTGGAATTGTTCACAACGATGAAATCGATGAATTGAACATTTATGAGGCAACCAAAATGGCTATGAGAAGAGCAGTCTCTCAACTTAAACCCGCTCCAGATCAATTGCTCATTGATGCTGTTCAATTGCATGAATCATCGGTTCCTTTTGAGGCGATTGTAAAAGGAGATCAGCGGAGTATTTCTATAGCAGCAGCAAGTGTTTTAGCTAAAGTAACCAGAGATCGATATATGAAACAAATTCACGAAGAATATCCAACCTATGATTTCGGTAGCAATATGGGATATGGAACCAAAAAACATATGGACGCCCTTGCGGAACATGGTGCAACTCCTTATCACCGCTGTTCATTTGCTCCCGTAAAAAAGGTGTTACAATCAACCTCATGA
- a CDS encoding EscU/YscU/HrcU family type III secretion system export apparatus switch protein: MSNEEKRREAVALNYDAEAEQAPKVVAKGKGDVATNIIEKAKENSVPIQEDPTLVNLLGELDINETIPEELYQAVAEVFAFVYKIDKQAKK, from the coding sequence ATGAGTAATGAGGAAAAACGAAGAGAAGCAGTTGCCTTAAATTATGATGCAGAAGCGGAACAAGCACCTAAAGTTGTGGCAAAAGGAAAAGGGGACGTTGCAACCAACATTATTGAGAAAGCAAAAGAAAACTCCGTCCCCATACAAGAAGACCCTACCCTGGTAAATTTATTAGGTGAACTAGATATCAATGAAACAATCCCTGAGGAACTTTACCAAGCCGTGGCTGAGGTATTTGCTTTTGTCTATAAAATTGATAAACAAGCGAAGAAGTAG
- the sucC gene encoding ADP-forming succinate--CoA ligase subunit beta encodes MNIHEYQGKDILRNYGVAVPNGHVAYTVDEAVSAAEKLGSNVSVVKAQIHAGGRGKAGGVKVAKDLDEVRTYADEILGKTLVTHQTGPEGKEVKRLLIEEGCDIQKEYYVGIVLDRATSRVTMMASEEGGTEIEEVAAETPEKIFKEVIDPVTGLMPFQARRLAFNINIPDEMLGKAVKFMMNLYTAFVEKDCSIAEINPLVTTGEGEVLALDAKLNFDDNALFRQKDVQELRDLDEEDPKEIEASKYDLSYIALDGNIGCMVNGAGLAMATMDTIKHYGGEPANFLDVGGGATTEKVTEAFKIILSDSSVKGILVNIFGGIMKCDVIAEGVVAATKQVGLEIPLVVRLEGTNVEQGKKILDESGLNITASESMAEAAEKIVELVK; translated from the coding sequence ATGAACATTCACGAGTATCAAGGGAAAGACATTTTAAGAAATTACGGCGTTGCCGTTCCCAATGGCCACGTAGCCTATACCGTAGATGAGGCTGTATCTGCAGCTGAAAAATTAGGTTCAAACGTATCGGTAGTAAAAGCACAAATCCATGCAGGAGGCCGCGGTAAAGCCGGTGGTGTTAAAGTTGCAAAGGATTTAGATGAAGTGCGTACATATGCCGATGAAATTTTAGGTAAAACACTTGTAACTCATCAAACAGGTCCTGAAGGCAAAGAAGTAAAGCGCTTACTAATTGAAGAAGGATGCGACATCCAAAAAGAATATTACGTAGGTATTGTTCTGGATCGTGCTACATCCCGCGTTACTATGATGGCGTCTGAAGAAGGCGGTACTGAAATTGAAGAAGTAGCCGCAGAAACTCCAGAGAAAATTTTCAAAGAAGTAATCGACCCTGTTACTGGTCTTATGCCATTCCAGGCTCGTCGTTTAGCTTTCAACATTAATATTCCAGATGAAATGCTAGGAAAAGCTGTTAAGTTCATGATGAACCTTTACACAGCATTTGTTGAAAAAGATTGCTCAATTGCTGAGATCAACCCACTTGTAACAACAGGTGAAGGGGAAGTTCTAGCTCTTGATGCGAAATTGAACTTTGATGATAACGCTCTATTCCGTCAAAAAGACGTACAAGAACTACGTGACCTTGACGAAGAAGATCCAAAAGAAATCGAAGCTTCTAAATACGACCTAAGCTACATCGCACTAGATGGTAACATTGGTTGTATGGTTAATGGTGCTGGTCTTGCAATGGCAACAATGGATACGATCAAGCACTATGGTGGCGAACCCGCGAACTTCCTTGACGTTGGTGGAGGAGCTACAACTGAAAAAGTTACAGAAGCATTCAAAATCATTTTGTCCGACTCCAGTGTAAAAGGTATTCTCGTCAATATCTTCGGTGGAATCATGAAATGTGACGTTATTGCTGAAGGTGTCGTAGCGGCAACGAAGCAAGTCGGTCTTGAAATCCCTCTTGTTGTACGTCTTGAAGGTACAAACGTAGAGCAAGGGAAGAAGATTCTTGATGAGTCAGGCTTAAACATTACAGCTTCAGAATCCATGGCTGAAGCAGCTGAGAAAATCGTAGAATTAGTAAAATAA
- the sucD gene encoding succinate--CoA ligase subunit alpha, which produces MSVYINKDTKVIVQGITGSTALFHTKQMLEYGTKIVGGVTPKKGGTEVEGVPVFNTVEEAVQETGANVSVVYVPAPFAADAIMEATDADMDMVICITEHIPVVDMVKVKRYMEGKKTRLVGPNCPGVITPEECKIGIMPGYIHKKGHIGVVSRSGTLTYEAVHQLSEAGIGQSTAVGIGGDPVNGTDFIDALKAFEEDPDTYGVIMIGEIGGTAEEEAAEYVKANMSKPVVGFIGGRTAPPGKRMGHAGAIISGGKGTAEEKIKVMNECGIEVADTPAVMGETLINVLKNNGIYEKCKTH; this is translated from the coding sequence ATGAGTGTATATATTAATAAAGATACAAAAGTAATTGTTCAAGGTATTACAGGCTCTACAGCTCTTTTCCATACAAAACAAATGCTAGAGTACGGTACAAAAATTGTTGGTGGTGTAACACCTAAAAAAGGTGGTACAGAGGTAGAAGGCGTACCTGTATTCAACACAGTTGAAGAAGCTGTACAAGAAACAGGCGCTAACGTATCCGTTGTCTATGTACCAGCTCCATTCGCGGCAGATGCGATTATGGAAGCTACAGATGCTGATATGGATATGGTGATCTGTATCACAGAACACATTCCAGTTGTAGACATGGTTAAAGTTAAACGCTACATGGAAGGTAAGAAAACACGCCTTGTTGGACCAAACTGCCCAGGAGTTATCACGCCTGAAGAATGTAAAATTGGTATCATGCCTGGTTACATTCACAAAAAAGGTCACATTGGCGTTGTATCCCGCAGTGGTACACTTACGTATGAAGCGGTTCATCAGTTATCTGAAGCAGGTATTGGCCAATCAACAGCTGTTGGTATCGGTGGAGACCCTGTAAATGGTACAGATTTCATTGATGCACTTAAAGCTTTTGAAGAAGATCCGGATACGTACGGTGTAATCATGATTGGTGAAATCGGTGGTACAGCGGAAGAAGAAGCTGCTGAATACGTGAAAGCAAACATGTCTAAGCCAGTAGTAGGCTTTATCGGCGGACGTACAGCACCTCCAGGAAAACGTATGGGTCACGCAGGCGCTATCATTTCTGGTGGTAAAGGTACAGCAGAAGAGAAGATTAAAGTTATGAATGAGTGCGGTATCGAGGTGGCAGACACACCAGCAGTTATGGGTGAAACACTTATCAACGTACTGAAAAATAACGGAATCTATGAAAAATGTAAAACACATTAA
- the dprA gene encoding DNA-processing protein DprA has translation MHDAKCRLIHLHTLTYGSRGVIRSILQKDPTLKLLFQQSPETLQNTYHLSPQKASQLYHHLQSTESWNKTRAIMGQYSPITFYDLDYPPQLLSIPDAPPVIYIAGHKDLLKRLPSISVVGTRHCTTQAKRKMNHILTPLIKEEWNIVSGMAKGIDTFAHQLAIEEGGTTIAVLAFGFEHCYPKQNRELMKKLARNHLLISEYPPHIAPQKWHFPERNRIISGLSYGTLVVEAKERSGSLITADQALEQGREVYAIPDSILDNRSKGCHTLIQTGAKLVQNTHDLSEDWEELRANWCRFMSNNPSS, from the coding sequence TTGCATGACGCAAAATGTCGATTAATCCATCTACACACCTTAACTTATGGATCTAGAGGTGTTATTCGTTCTATCCTTCAAAAAGATCCTACACTTAAACTCCTCTTTCAACAATCACCTGAGACTCTTCAAAACACATATCATTTATCTCCTCAAAAAGCTTCACAATTATATCACCATCTTCAGTCCACAGAATCCTGGAACAAAACAAGAGCCATCATGGGTCAATATAGCCCCATCACTTTCTATGATCTGGATTACCCACCACAACTCCTTTCCATACCAGATGCACCACCTGTTATCTATATAGCTGGTCATAAAGATCTTCTCAAACGATTACCATCTATAAGTGTTGTAGGAACAAGACATTGTACAACTCAAGCTAAAAGAAAAATGAACCACATCCTTACTCCTCTAATTAAGGAAGAGTGGAATATTGTAAGTGGAATGGCTAAGGGAATAGACACATTTGCACATCAGCTTGCCATTGAAGAAGGGGGAACAACAATAGCTGTTTTAGCGTTTGGGTTCGAACATTGTTATCCTAAACAAAATAGGGAATTAATGAAGAAACTTGCTCGAAACCATCTTCTTATCTCAGAGTATCCCCCTCACATAGCACCTCAAAAGTGGCATTTCCCAGAACGTAATCGAATTATAAGTGGTTTAAGCTATGGCACACTTGTGGTAGAAGCAAAGGAACGTAGCGGTTCACTCATAACAGCAGATCAAGCGTTAGAACAGGGCAGAGAAGTATATGCCATTCCTGATTCCATACTTGATAACCGTTCAAAAGGATGTCACACTTTAATTCAAACGGGAGCAAAATTAGTTCAAAATACCCATGATTTATCAGAAGATTGGGAAGAATTAAGAGCAAACTGGTGTCGATTCATGTCAAATAATCCATCTTCCTAA
- the topA gene encoding type I DNA topoisomerase — protein sequence MSDYLVIVESPAKAKTIERYLGKKYSVKASMGHVIDLPKSQMGVNVEENYEPKYITIRGKGPVLKELKTAAKKAKKVYLAADPDREGEAIAWHLAHGLNIDETSECRVVFNEITKDAIKESFKQPRKIDMDLVDAQQARRVLDRLVGYNISPLLWKKVKKGLSAGRVQSVAVKLINDRENEIKNFQPEEYWSIDGMFAKDKEKFEGAFYGVQGKKQKLGSKEEVDKILSQMKGKDFSVDKVNKRERKRNPAAPFTTSSLQQEAARKLNFKAKKTMMLAQQLYEGIELSKKEGTVGLITYMRTDSTRVSDTAKKEAAQYVEEKYGKNFLGNGGTKGKKSQNAQDAHEAVRPTSTIRDPKTMKQYLSRDQYRLYKLIWERFVASQMAPAVMDTMTVHLLNEGIEFRATGSKVKFKGFMKLYVEGRDDNKKEEDKLLPELEEGMTVKAESIEPNQHFTQPPPRYTEARLVRTLEEMGIGRPSTYAPTLDTIQRRGYVSLDSKRFVPTELGEIVIDILKEYFPEIINVDFTVEMEENLDAIEEGKKQWVQVIDEFYQGFEKRLDKAEKEMEEIEIKDEPAGEDCEECGHEMVYKMGRYGKFMACSNFPDCRNTKPILKEIGVDCPKCKEGNIVERKSKKNRTFYGCDRYPECDFISWDKPISRPCPKCSSLMVEKKSKKKVQVQCTECDYKEEAQ from the coding sequence ATGTCAGATTATTTAGTAATAGTGGAGTCACCTGCAAAAGCAAAAACAATAGAACGCTATTTAGGAAAAAAATATAGTGTGAAAGCTTCTATGGGTCACGTAATTGATTTACCCAAAAGTCAAATGGGGGTAAATGTTGAAGAGAATTACGAACCTAAATACATTACCATCCGAGGTAAAGGGCCTGTCCTCAAGGAATTAAAAACAGCTGCTAAGAAAGCGAAGAAAGTCTATCTCGCAGCCGACCCTGACCGTGAAGGTGAGGCAATTGCTTGGCACTTAGCACATGGTTTAAACATTGATGAAACCTCTGAATGCCGTGTTGTTTTTAATGAAATTACGAAGGATGCGATTAAAGAATCATTTAAGCAACCACGTAAAATTGACATGGATCTAGTTGATGCTCAACAAGCAAGACGGGTTCTTGATCGGTTAGTGGGATATAATATTAGTCCTTTATTATGGAAGAAAGTTAAAAAAGGTTTAAGTGCTGGTCGTGTTCAATCTGTAGCAGTTAAATTAATTAACGATCGCGAGAATGAGATTAAAAACTTCCAACCTGAAGAATACTGGTCTATCGACGGTATGTTTGCGAAAGATAAGGAAAAGTTCGAGGGAGCCTTTTATGGAGTGCAAGGGAAAAAGCAAAAGCTTGGCTCCAAAGAAGAGGTTGATAAGATTTTATCTCAAATGAAAGGCAAAGACTTCAGTGTAGATAAAGTGAATAAACGAGAACGTAAACGTAATCCAGCAGCTCCTTTCACAACATCTTCTTTACAACAAGAAGCAGCACGTAAATTGAACTTCAAAGCGAAAAAGACGATGATGCTAGCTCAACAATTATATGAAGGAATTGAATTGAGTAAGAAAGAGGGCACTGTGGGTTTAATTACGTATATGAGAACGGACTCTACACGTGTTTCCGATACAGCTAAAAAAGAAGCTGCGCAATATGTCGAAGAAAAATACGGAAAAAACTTCTTAGGTAATGGTGGTACTAAAGGGAAGAAATCTCAAAATGCACAGGATGCTCACGAAGCGGTTCGCCCTACATCAACCATTCGAGACCCTAAAACAATGAAACAGTATTTATCACGAGACCAATATCGTTTATACAAATTAATTTGGGAGCGTTTTGTTGCAAGTCAAATGGCTCCTGCAGTGATGGATACCATGACGGTTCACTTATTAAATGAAGGAATTGAATTTAGAGCCACAGGTTCAAAAGTTAAATTCAAAGGCTTCATGAAGTTATATGTAGAGGGCCGTGATGATAATAAGAAGGAAGAGGATAAACTGCTTCCGGAATTAGAGGAAGGCATGACGGTGAAGGCTGAATCCATTGAACCGAATCAACACTTCACACAGCCGCCTCCCCGCTATACTGAAGCGCGTTTAGTGCGAACGCTTGAGGAAATGGGGATAGGGCGTCCTTCCACATACGCACCAACGCTTGATACAATCCAACGACGTGGCTATGTAAGTCTTGATAGTAAACGGTTTGTGCCAACTGAGTTAGGTGAGATTGTCATTGATATCTTAAAAGAATACTTCCCTGAGATCATCAATGTTGATTTTACAGTTGAGATGGAAGAAAATCTGGACGCCATTGAAGAAGGTAAAAAACAGTGGGTTCAAGTTATTGATGAATTTTATCAAGGTTTTGAAAAACGCCTCGATAAAGCGGAGAAGGAAATGGAAGAAATCGAAATTAAAGATGAACCTGCTGGTGAGGATTGTGAAGAGTGCGGACATGAAATGGTTTATAAAATGGGACGCTATGGAAAGTTTATGGCATGCTCAAACTTCCCAGATTGTCGCAACACAAAACCAATTTTAAAAGAAATCGGTGTAGATTGTCCGAAGTGTAAAGAAGGAAATATTGTTGAACGTAAGAGCAAGAAAAACCGCACTTTCTATGGTTGCGATCGATATCCTGAATGTGACTTTATCTCTTGGGATAAACCGATCAGCAGGCCATGTCCAAAATGTAGCTCGTTAATGGTGGAGAAAAAATCCAAGAAAAAAGTACAGGTACAATGTACAGAATGCGACTACAAAGAAGAAGCCCAGTAA